In Xylanibacter ruminicola 23, a single genomic region encodes these proteins:
- a CDS encoding phage regulatory protein/antirepressor Ant, translating to MTQIININKVQTITSLEIAELTGKQHKDLMKAIRNMEPAWEKVHGRKFALMFREVKIGNGAVRHAPCYQLTKTECLYIATKFNDEQRAKLVLRWEHLELQELERKQQLALPSPKKILALADEIIGEGLRMLNEPAEDTLTATQVAKTFNMTTYDFNAILRDMGIQYRRDGHWNISDDLADRNLTRLRTHVSYSLKGQKKVKVYMTWTLDGVRFLNAKLGYPNF from the coding sequence ATGACACAGATTATAAATATTAATAAGGTACAAACAATTACGTCGCTCGAAATTGCTGAGCTGACAGGTAAGCAACACAAAGACTTAATGAAGGCTATCCGAAACATGGAGCCGGCCTGGGAAAAAGTACATGGGCGAAAATTTGCGCTGATGTTCCGAGAGGTAAAAATCGGCAATGGTGCCGTTCGTCACGCCCCCTGCTATCAGCTAACCAAAACCGAGTGCCTCTACATCGCCACGAAGTTTAACGATGAGCAGCGTGCCAAGTTGGTGCTGCGCTGGGAACACTTGGAACTGCAGGAGCTGGAACGTAAGCAGCAGCTGGCACTGCCAAGTCCGAAGAAGATTCTGGCGCTGGCCGATGAGATTATCGGCGAGGGGTTGCGCATGCTGAACGAGCCCGCCGAGGATACGCTGACGGCTACGCAGGTGGCTAAGACGTTTAACATGACTACCTACGACTTTAACGCCATACTGCGCGATATGGGCATACAGTACCGCCGCGATGGGCATTGGAACATCAGCGACGATCTGGCCGACCGCAACCTTACACGCCTGCGCACGCACGTATCCTATAGTTTAAAGGGCCAGAAGAAGGTAAAGGTTTACATGACCTGGACCCTTGATGGCGTGAGATTCCTGAACGCAAAACTGGGATACCCCAATTTCTGA
- a CDS encoding helix-turn-helix transcriptional regulator → MKPAQIFHQYIWLINTLKVHRALTLDELDRKWRDDGVTDGNQLTRSTLTRHRRSIFDMFGIIIEADSSTYKYSIRNADVLANGSIAHWLYNTLSVHGVLAESVGLKERMVLENIPSGAEYLSTIIHAFHTGRRLRMGYQKFNGEGYVKTVCPYALKLFHQRWYLLALNDEQQLRIYALDRISELSTTDDLFEMPDDFSPQDYFSEYFGVLTTDTPMAHVVIRAYDYTPNYLRTLPLHHSQREVATAESYADFTFDIRPTHDFLSQLLSHGAGIEVLSPPDVREQMRQKFAEGLKRY, encoded by the coding sequence ATGAAACCAGCTCAGATTTTTCACCAGTATATTTGGCTTATCAACACGCTTAAGGTGCACCGTGCGCTAACACTTGACGAACTGGACCGCAAGTGGCGTGATGATGGGGTTACCGACGGTAATCAGCTAACGCGCAGCACGCTTACCCGTCATCGCCGCTCCATCTTCGACATGTTCGGCATCATCATCGAGGCCGACTCATCTACTTATAAATATAGTATCCGAAATGCCGATGTGCTTGCCAATGGTAGCATTGCGCACTGGCTGTACAATACGCTCTCGGTGCATGGTGTGCTGGCCGAGAGTGTGGGCTTGAAAGAGCGTATGGTGCTTGAGAACATCCCCTCTGGGGCCGAGTATCTCAGCACTATCATACACGCTTTCCACACGGGCCGCCGCCTGCGTATGGGCTACCAGAAGTTTAATGGCGAGGGCTATGTAAAAACGGTGTGTCCCTACGCCCTGAAGCTGTTTCACCAGCGCTGGTACCTGCTGGCGCTGAACGATGAGCAGCAGCTGCGCATCTATGCGCTCGATCGCATATCGGAGCTCTCAACTACAGATGATTTGTTCGAAATGCCCGACGATTTCTCGCCTCAGGATTATTTTTCGGAATACTTCGGTGTGTTGACTACCGACACGCCCATGGCCCATGTGGTGATACGCGCTTACGATTACACACCCAACTACCTGCGCACCCTGCCGTTGCACCACTCACAACGCGAGGTGGCCACTGCCGAAAGCTATGCCGACTTTACGTTTGATATCCGTCCTACGCACGATTTCCTGAGTCAGCTGCTATCTCACGGTGCTGGCATCGAGGTGCTGTCGCCGCCCGATGTGCGCGAACAGATGCGGCAGAAATTTGCCGAAGGTCTTAAAAGATATTAA
- a CDS encoding Ig-like domain-containing protein, with protein sequence MTKKSISRLLQASLMCCLAVLFTACDDIFASEDNPTPAYLSMSDKPVTIKVGDTYRRKAISVITAVVEYTSSDTKVATVDGEGMVTAIAEGEATITATATGYSTGGKKIFQADSKSYKLTVKPATLPAATITTAPKATAGYIVTGSTTALVTAGVADGGTMMYQVTETNAKPTTTDGFSATVPTAANLGVGTYYVWYYAKGNTGYNDSEIAASAVEVTIVPTLSTPLTLEALTAGTIKVSYPQAGMQYSLNGGAKTAVPDGTPIDVAVGDKVAFYGNGTTITSYDGTTITGGTADIKVYGNIMSLVDETNFATNITLTGWASFTLLFDTNAKLTDASGLLLPATTLATFCYYGMFYGCSSLTTAPALPATTLKEYCYYAMFQGCSLTTAPALPATALADNCYNSMFYNCSSLTTAPALPATTLKEYCYSGMFSYCSSLTTAPALPATELKGDCYNRMFYGCSSLTTAYVKAAYTSLNHECYQMFDGCTATGAKLHTTTTNKASWDALMPSTWATWTAVGDWND encoded by the coding sequence ATGACAAAGAAAAGTATTTCAAGACTGCTGCAGGCATCGCTGATGTGCTGCCTGGCTGTGCTCTTTACGGCTTGCGACGACATCTTCGCCAGCGAAGACAATCCCACACCGGCTTATCTCTCTATGAGCGACAAGCCTGTAACAATCAAGGTAGGCGACACCTACAGGCGCAAGGCCATCTCGGTGATCACAGCCGTGGTGGAATATACCTCGAGCGATACCAAGGTAGCCACCGTTGATGGCGAGGGCATGGTGACCGCCATTGCCGAAGGCGAAGCCACCATCACCGCTACGGCCACTGGCTACAGCACCGGCGGCAAAAAGATTTTCCAGGCCGATTCAAAATCATACAAGTTGACGGTTAAACCAGCCACCCTCCCAGCTGCTACTATCACCACCGCTCCGAAGGCTACAGCGGGCTACATCGTAACTGGCTCAACCACAGCCCTTGTTACAGCAGGCGTGGCCGATGGCGGCACGATGATGTATCAGGTGACTGAGACTAACGCGAAGCCCACCACTACCGATGGCTTCAGTGCCACAGTGCCCACGGCAGCAAACCTCGGGGTAGGCACCTACTACGTATGGTACTACGCCAAGGGTAACACTGGCTATAATGACAGCGAGATTGCTGCTTCGGCTGTTGAGGTAACCATTGTTCCAACGCTGAGCACACCGCTCACACTGGAGGCACTCACGGCTGGAACGATTAAGGTTTCGTATCCGCAGGCAGGCATGCAGTATTCGCTGAACGGTGGCGCTAAGACGGCTGTACCTGACGGCACTCCTATCGACGTGGCTGTAGGCGACAAGGTAGCGTTCTATGGAAACGGCACCACTATTACAAGTTATGACGGCACCACGATTACTGGCGGCACGGCTGATATAAAAGTGTATGGCAACATCATGAGTCTGGTGGACGAGACAAATTTTGCCACAAACATCACGCTGACGGGGTGGGCTTCTTTCACCTTATTATTCGATACTAACGCCAAACTGACCGACGCCAGCGGCCTGCTGCTGCCCGCCACGACGCTGGCCACCTTCTGTTACTATGGCATGTTCTATGGCTGCAGCAGCCTGACTACAGCACCCGCGCTGCCCGCCACGACGCTGAAGGAGTACTGCTACTATGCTATGTTCCAGGGCTGCAGCCTGACCACAGCGCCCGCGCTGCCCGCCACGGCCCTGGCCGACAACTGCTACAATAGTATGTTCTATAACTGCAGCAGCCTGACCACAGCGCCCGCGCTGCCCGCCACGACGCTGAAGGAGTACTGCTACTCTGGCATGTTCAGTTACTGCAGCAGCCTGACTACAGCACCCGCCCTGCCCGCCACGGAGCTGAAAGGAGACTGCTACAATAGAATGTTCTATGGCTGCAGCAGCCTGACCACTGCTTATGTGAAGGCTGCATATACAAGTTTGAATCATGAATGTTATCAAATGTTCGATGGTTGCACGGCAACTGGTGCTAAGTTGCACACCACTACAACAAATAAAGCAAGCTGGGATGCATTAATGCCTTCAACCTGGGCAACCTGGACTGCCGTTGGTGATTGGAACGATTGA
- a CDS encoding DNA-binding protein, translating to MALKVKAQEKLQKIGKYEGTYRYIMMPELYTSLSQDKVIKEAALRSGVSKGIMQACWDAAGEVIKAWATEGHSVALPGLGTMRFGIRAKSVAKVDEVKAGLVTSRRIIFTPAVDLKEELAGTAIQITCYDRDGKEIKRVTSTDPGTVEDPDQPSNGGNTSGGGNTGGNGGNHNEPIGD from the coding sequence ATGGCACTGAAAGTTAAAGCACAGGAAAAGTTGCAGAAGATTGGCAAGTATGAGGGTACTTATCGCTACATCATGATGCCGGAGTTGTACACCTCTCTCAGTCAGGACAAGGTGATTAAGGAGGCTGCCCTGCGCAGCGGAGTTAGCAAGGGTATTATGCAGGCCTGCTGGGATGCGGCTGGCGAAGTGATTAAGGCTTGGGCCACAGAGGGTCACTCGGTTGCGCTGCCAGGTTTGGGAACCATGCGATTCGGTATCCGCGCCAAGAGTGTAGCCAAGGTGGACGAGGTGAAAGCCGGACTGGTAACCAGTCGCCGCATTATCTTCACCCCAGCGGTGGATCTGAAGGAGGAGCTGGCAGGCACGGCCATCCAGATTACCTGCTACGACCGCGATGGCAAGGAGATTAAGCGCGTGACCAGTACCGACCCAGGTACGGTTGAGGATCCCGATCAGCCATCGAATGGCGGAAATACCAGCGGCGGTGGTAATACCGGTGGCAACGGTGGAAACCACAACGAACCGATCGGAGACTAA
- a CDS encoding smalltalk protein → MTKKETLKFIVQMIASIATAIVTALGATSCMGAM, encoded by the coding sequence ATGACAAAGAAAGAAACATTGAAGTTTATCGTGCAGATGATTGCAAGTATCGCAACGGCGATAGTAACGGCGCTGGGCGCGACATCGTGTATGGGCGCCATGTAA